A segment of the bacterium genome:
GCGATGGCCTTTTTCACCGCCTCCGGGGAGGGCTGACGGGACTTCCACTCCTCCAGGGTCTTCTTCAGTTTATCCAGCATTCTCGACTCCTTCGTTGACCTTCGGGATCACGCTTTGTAATTAAGGAAAGAACCCGGCAGGCCCCACTGGCCCAATTCCTGTTGATACTGGATGCTCTCGTCGATCTGGATCTGGCCATCATCGGCCAGGACGATGTTGAACCTCGGCAAAGGCCGGGGCGCGGGCCCCTCGAAATTGACGCCGGTGATGTAGTAGCCGGAACCGTGGCAGGGGCACTTGAACTTCTGCTCGGCTTGGAGCCAATTCGGCGTGCAGCCCAAGTGGGTGCAGATGGTGGACAAGGCGTAGAACCCCTGGTCGTTCCGGACGATCCAGACCTTGTGGTCGTTCTTATGGCGTTCATCCACTCCCATATTGAAGGTGTCCGGGAACCCCGCCTTGAACTTGAGGGGCGGCTCGAACGTCACGTTCGGGAAGGCGAAACGCAGCATGGTCGTCAAGGCACCCATGGTGGCGGCCACGAAGGCCACCCAGGCCCAACCCAACAAGGAAAGGAACGAGCGGCGGGTGAATTCGGGATTGAGGGGAATGCTCTCGACGGGGGCTTCGGAAGCCTCCTCGTGTTTTTCCCGTTTGGGCACCAAGGCGGCGACGGAAAGGACGGCCAAATAAAGGAGCCCTAAACCCATGATCGCGACGGCCAGGTAACTCACACCTTCCACGATGACCTTGAAGGACGTCATTTTCAGTCCCGCATCCGCCGAAAGGAGGGCGAAGAAGAGGGAACCCGCCCCGACCACCGCGAAAAGGGTCCCGACCCAAAGAAGACCGGTCTGGAAGATGGAACCCATCCCGGGCCCTTCCCCATGACCATGCGCTTGCTTGGCCTTGCGGAACTCCTGGAAATTGCGCAAGAGGAACCGGACGGTCAGGAACCCCGCGTAAGCGAAAAGACCACAGGCCAGGAGGGCCCCCAAGTTGGCGATGTTGGAAACGGTGGTGGCGGTTTGGGGAAGTTCCCCCTCCGCAAGGGCCGGAAGGGCCACGAGGGAGATGAGAAAGGTCAGGAAAGAACGGTGCCAAGTGGACCGACAAGAGGTCATTCGGGTCTCCGAAGAAGACATAAGATCGCAGGGAAAAACGACAAAGGCTTTGGACAACGCGGCTTCCAGGCGAAGAGCAGGCGGTATTTTAGTTGAGGCTTTTTTCGAGTGTCAAGGAAAGTTCGGCTTTCAGGGGCGTGGTTTTATTGAAGATCTTTTGTGCGTTACGGTTCTTTTGTCGGGTATTTTTCGAGGAGGGCCGTCGAGACGTTAAACCCTTTAAACAGGCCCGCTATCCCAAGGTCCTCAATGAAGAACGAGGAGTTTGGCGAGGGAACGCTTTCCATCGACGGTCACGAAGACGTAGTAGAGCCCGTTGGCGAGCGGATGACCCCAAGCGTCCTTCAAGTCCAAGGTCACCGGAACGCCACCCGGTAACGTCCGGTCGATGTCCACCACCTTGCGGAAGGAAGCGGTGAAGATCTGGATATGCACCGTCTTCATTCCTGAGAACGCCGGCGGCAGGATGTTCACGACCGTCCCCGGATCGGGGTTCGGATAGAGGATGACCGTCGTGTTCCCCACCGGGGTGGAGGTCGAGGTGGCCGTTGCGGTCGGGGAGAAGGTGCTGGTCGGACTGTTCGTCGGGGTAAAGGTCCAGGTCGGCGTGTAAGTGAACGTCACAGTCGGGGTGAAGGTCCGGGTGGCGGTGGAAGTGGGGCTGTTCGTCTTGGTGGGGGTCAAAGTGAAGGTCGGCGTGAAGGTGAAGGTCCCGGTGGAAGTGGGCGTGGGGGTCGGGGTCAAGGTATTCACCGGGGTAGAGGTGGCCGTCGAGGTGGCGGAAGCGGTATTCGTGGACGTCGGGGTCGAAGACAAGGTCGGGGTCGCCGTCCGGGTAAAAGTGGACGTGCCCGTACTCGTGAAGGTAAAGGTCGAGGTACCGGTGGAGGTGGGGGTCGGGGTGATCAGGGCCGTGTTCGTCGGGGTCAGGGTCACCGTGGGGGTGAGGGTCTGGGTCGACGTGAGGGAGGGCGTGGAAGTGGCCGTGGAGGTCGAACTATCGGTCGCTGTGGAAGTGGAGGTGGGTGTCGAAGTCCATGTAAAAGTTCGGGTGGCCGTGCCGGTAGGGGTTCCCGACGCGGTCGAGGTGGCCGTATGCGTGAAAGTAAAGGTCGAAGTGCCGGTGGAGGTGGGGGTCGGCGTGATCAGGTCCGTGTTCGTCGGGCTCGGGGTCACGGTGGGTGTGAAGGTCCGGGTGGAAGTCGAGGACGGGGTCGAAGTTAGGGTGGACGTGGCGGTAAAGCTGGAAGTGGACGTGGAAGTGGCGCTGGAGGTCGGAGTGGAGGTCTTGGTGGGAGTGGACGACGGGGTCGCCGTGGCCGTGAAGGAGGATGTGGACGTCGGGCTGTTGGTCTTGGTGGCGGTGGAACTGGCCGTGGACGTCGGGGTGGCGGTGGGCGGCACTGGGGTGTCGGTACGGGTCGCCGTCGAGGTCGGGGTGGCGGTGGGCGGCACCGGAGTGTTAGTGCGGGTCGGCGTCGAGGTGGCGCTGGAGGTGGCCGTCGAGGTCGGACTGTTGGTCCTGGTCGCCGTGGAGGTGGCGGTGGAAGTGGGCGTGGAGGTGCGCGTCGGGGTCGATGTGGCGGGCATGGGAATGATCTGCAGGGCCTCCAAGACCGCGTTGGCGTCCGTGCCTCCCGTGCTGGTCAAGGTGATCGTGATCACCCCACCGCTGGGGCTCACGTTGTTGTAGACCTGGTCGTCCGCCGCGTTGCTCCCCACTTGGGAATAGATGTCCAGGTTGGAAGTCACGGTGGTCCCGTTGATGGAAACGCTGAAGACCCGGGCCCCATTGGAGAAGTCACCCGAATAGGTCTCGGCCAGCTTCAAGGTCACCTGATAGCTCCCCGCCGGCACGTTGAAGGAATAGCTGAAGGTGCCCCCATAACGCTGGGTGTCGTAAAGGGTGGAGTCGCTCGTGCCCGTGATGGTCCCACCGCTGGCGACGGTGGAACCCCCGCTATAGTTCTCATCCGCGGCCCAAAGATTGCCCAGGGTATCCGTGTAGGCGGGCCCGCCGGCGTTCACCCGCCAGGTCGATTGAACGATCGGCGTGGGGGTCTTGGTGGGTGTGGAGGTCGGCACGGGCGTTCCCCCCGTGGTCGAAGCCACGAAGGTGACGATGCTCTGGGAGGGCAGGTTGTAGGTAAAGCCCCCGCCGCTCACCGCCACGGAGGATTGTTGGACCAGGTTATTGGAGGCGTCGGTCAACCAGGGATAAACGGTAGTGACGGTCAGGCCGCTGAAGGTGATCGGAAGGCTTTTGGCCGACCCGTTGTTGTTGATGGCCACCACGACGACCTTGTTGTTGGCTGAACTGTAATAGGCCGACACGGAGACTCCGGCCGTCGGGACCTCGGTACAGGAGATCCGATTGAACCCCGGCCGGATGAACTTGCTGAAATTGCCCAAGGCAAAGAGGCGCTTGGTGGGCGTGGTCGAACTGCTCGGCCCGTAAAGGCCCTCGTTATCGGTGTTCAGGTTGAGGATCCACCAATAGACATAAGCGTTGAAGT
Coding sequences within it:
- a CDS encoding ubiquinol-cytochrome c reductase iron-sulfur subunit, with the protein product MTSCRSTWHRSFLTFLISLVALPALAEGELPQTATTVSNIANLGALLACGLFAYAGFLTVRFLLRNFQEFRKAKQAHGHGEGPGMGSIFQTGLLWVGTLFAVVGAGSLFFALLSADAGLKMTSFKVIVEGVSYLAVAIMGLGLLYLAVLSVAALVPKREKHEEASEAPVESIPLNPEFTRRSFLSLLGWAWVAFVAATMGALTTMLRFAFPNVTFEPPLKFKAGFPDTFNMGVDERHKNDHKVWIVRNDQGFYALSTICTHLGCTPNWLQAEQKFKCPCHGSGYYITGVNFEGPAPRPLPRFNIVLADDGQIQIDESIQYQQELGQWGLPGSFLNYKA
- a CDS encoding malectin domain-containing carbohydrate-binding protein, coding for MTINPSTTYQTISGFGAASVWDSIATLRGLAVTLWHDDSGSPPASQANGQVGLSINRILIDESGNANWGTEAAAATLALSQNPNMRIFGTSWSPPAKWKNNNNTSGNNTGNDNGNPGGNSNQMNHTYWSNYAAYQTSWATAMKNTYGFTPYALSVQNEPDYDTNYQSCLWSASDFDTYIKTYLGPALATAGFNPIIMMPESFADNLNLSATTMGDSAAATFVKAIGMHLYGGGPSTVPASYSTVAGHTVESWETEISDFASNDYSITSGLKYANQIHNCIVDHNFNAYVYWWILNLNTDNEGLYGPSSSTTPTKRLFALGNFSKFIRPGFNRISCTEVPTAGVSVSAYYSSANNKVVVVAINNNGSAKSLPITFSGLTVTTVYPWLTDASNNLVQQSSVAVSGGGFTYNLPSQSIVTFVASTTGGTPVPTSTPTKTPTPIVQSTWRVNAGGPAYTDTLGNLWAADENYSGGSTVASGGTITGTSDSTLYDTQRYGGTFSYSFNVPAGSYQVTLKLAETYSGDFSNGARVFSVSINGTTVTSNLDIYSQVGSNAADDQVYNNVSPSGGVITITLTSTGGTDANAVLEALQIIPMPATSTPTRTSTPTSTATSTATRTNSPTSTATSSATSTPTRTNTPVPPTATPTSTATRTDTPVPPTATPTSTASSTATKTNSPTSTSSFTATATPSSTPTKTSTPTSSATSTSTSSFTATSTLTSTPSSTSTRTFTPTVTPSPTNTDLITPTPTSTGTSTFTFTHTATSTASGTPTGTATRTFTWTSTPTSTSTATDSSTSTATSTPSLTSTQTLTPTVTLTPTNTALITPTPTSTGTSTFTFTSTGTSTFTRTATPTLSSTPTSTNTASATSTATSTPVNTLTPTPTPTSTGTFTFTPTFTLTPTKTNSPTSTATRTFTPTVTFTYTPTWTFTPTNSPTSTFSPTATATSTSTPVGNTTVILYPNPDPGTVVNILPPAFSGMKTVHIQIFTASFRKVVDIDRTLPGGVPVTLDLKDAWGHPLANGLYYVFVTVDGKRSLAKLLVLH